GTGTCAAAGTGTAAAGAGTCGCTAACCCCAGATTTCTGTTCcactataaaaaaataaaataaaaatgaaatggcaGTACCTTACataaattattatatatttggTTTCATTTTAGCCACTGATTTGGTAATGATCAGACACGttatgtgtatttttattctacttcatttgtattttaatCATGTTGcattgcttcttcttttttaaacctttttatgGTCTTTGCAAGCAGAAGCAAGAAAGCCCATGACATGAGCTTTTTGGGTCTTTAACTCTCCTGttatatcctcctgagaaccgAGGAAAAAGTATGTGGCAGCAGCGTAAGGTTTTCacatgttttattgtaaacaCAGGAATAAACAATGGTGAGACGGGAGTATGTGGTGAACCATGCCTTCCGTCCGGGTTCATACCTGGAAGCAGGCATCTGGCAGTGGTCAGCATTGTGATGCTAATGGTTGGAGAAGGCCAGAGGGTCGTTGATCCAATTAATGATGGCGGATCACGCAGACTGAGAACATAGTGTCTGTTGGGAGGGTTGGAACCCAGGTCCGGTTCATCCAGAAGAGCCTGGTGAATTGTCTCCTCGATTCCCCGGGTGAGGGAGCTCACTCTGCATGGTGATGGGAGGATGTTCTCAGGTTCTGACTGGTCGGTGTCGGAAGAGAATTGGAAGAGAATCTGGTCGTTGTTGGAAGAGAATCAAacataaaatatgaattttatatttCTGGAACCTGGATGATAAGAAATGGAGAAATTGAAGTGGTCAGAAAACAAGGACCAATGAGCCTGGTGAGCATTGAGCCTCTTGGTGGCTTTAGGGTAAGTTATGGTTGGTCCAAATAATAAACGGTTGTTCGGTTCCTCCTAGCCAACGTGGCAATTCCTCCAAGGCTAACTTGACAGCGAGTAACTCACGATCTCGCACATCATAATTTTGTTCTGGGGGTGTTAGTCAGTGAGAGAAAAAAGCACAAGGCTGCAGCTTACCTTGAGGCCCAGACTGCTGAGCGAGCACAGCCCCAGGAACTGAATCACAGACGTCCACTTTCACAATAAACTGCTTCACGATATCTGGGTGGACAAGGATGGGTACAGAAGAGTTGAAGAGTTGTTTCGGTTTGATAAAGCTGCCTCAGCTTCTGGGGACCAAACAAAGGGGATTTTGGTAGAGTTGAGATGAGTAAGAGCTGTGGCTACCTGACTGTAGTTCCTGATAAAATGGTGGTAGAAGTTGGCAAATCCAAGAAAACGCTGAAGATGGTTTAGAGACATGGGAGTGGGACATTTTTTTTCCGCCCGTACCTTCAGGGGGTCTGTCCTCCTGCCAAAATATAACCCAGAAAAGAGATCAAGGAAGAGTGAAACTCACATTTCTCTGCCACGATGTACAGGCAGTTCTCCAGGAGACATTGTAGGACACTATGAACATGGATCTAATATTCCTCAAGGgacatggaaaaaataaaaaacgtcatttaaatatacaaagacaaaaatgttcaaaaaaatACCTCAACACATCATTTACAAATGCATAACCAAGTACTCAAATTGTCCCAATGGCATATTGAATGCAGTCTTTCATATATCCTCTTCCCTCATATGAACGAGGTGATAAGTGTTTCAGAGGTCTAGTTTGGCGAAAATAGTGGCCCTGTGGATGTGTTCAAAAGCAGAGTTGATGAGTGGTAATGGACACTTGTTTTAAACTGTAATGTTGTTTAATCCCCTATAATAAATGCAGGCGTCTTACTTTTCTTGGCAATGAAGAAGAAGTCAGCACCTACCGGGGAGGAGGAAGGATGGATGATGCCGGCAGCCAATGACGCacaaatatatttttccattGCCTCGCTGAGACAGGTTGTTGAGGCAGCTAGAGGGTAACAGAACCCCGGGGAGAAGGTCAGTGGCACAATCGTAGGGCCTGAGAGAGGGAAGTGACAAGGCTTTGTCTTTATTAAAAAAGGTTGTGGTACTCTTTAGGGTTGGAGGACAGATATGGGCGGTGGAATGATTGGTGAGGGAGGTTTGTGTGAACCAGAAGGTAGTGCCGATTTTAGGCAGTTGGCAAGACAGAAAAGCTTGTGATCTTATCACCAGACCAGTCTATATGGGGGTTGTGTTTCTTTAGTCATGGATAACCAAGGATCAGAGGGGTCTCTGGGGAAGCAAAAATGTAGAATGAAAGAGTCTTCAAATGATTACCGGATTAGATTAAGTGGACTGGTTCTGTCTCATGAGTTATCAGAGCAAAAACTTGATTATTGAGAGCAGTGGCAGGAATGGGAGGTTGCAGCGGAATGAATGGGACGGCTAGTTGTTTGGCTACTTCTATGTGCATTAAGTTTGCTTGGCACCGAAATCTATAAGACTGTGAAGGGAATGAGTGACCTGATTAAAACAAAGCAAGATTGGTAGTGTTAGATGGGGCTTAGACTTAGTGAAGGAGCCACCCATCCATATCACTGAAATTACTTGCAGGTGGGATCTAGTATCACAACAGAATCACAAAACAAAGCTCAAGTGGCAGAGATGTGGCAGGAGGAAAAAATGGAGCAGACCCTTCGGAAGCGGAAGTAACGTATTAcacattacttaaaaaaaaattaaattaaagtagTTAGACTGCTCGTTACAAGACTTTCTCATTACTCCGTGAAAGGTCACATAAATGTCTCATAATGACATAATCAGTTAACAGCTTAAACCCGAGGCTCcagtcccacacaccaacacaaatccctacacTAACGAGGACAGACATAACATCTTTCTTTTAGGCTTATGTTTGATCAAAAAGGtaacaacagaaagaaaaggtAAAAACCAGCCCAAAGAGAGTGGTCCTATTTTAGAAACAAACAGATAGAAACAGAGACTTCAAGCcggactgctcatcactgcttttgttacctgttgaagatcaggctctggctgctgggctggggtcagcaTGCACTCAGCTTTAATATCAATCTGGCTTCTTGGCTATCTTTGTGTttgcatgctgtctgtgcagatgcatgCAAAGAGCCGAAGTTTTGTAAGCACTATAATGTGATTGTTTATGTCCTTGATGCAGTTTCCACTTTACCATCATGGTTTCATCCTTTTGAGCAAAAAACcataaaagtaatgtccatagCTCCACTGATCACAACCTGTATCGCTGTACCACACCACCATGGCCCTCCTCCTGCACAGAAACTGAaaccaaatcacaaaaatgatttgtttctttcttttctttctttccgcCATGTGCACAGATAAGTGAAGAACCTTGTAACACAAGTAACAACATATTTATATAATTCTTGAATTTGGTACAGTGACTTGTTACATTACGTTCTTCATACAGTTACATAGAATATAGTCATGTTCCCATAGCCAACcttttcatcatcatcaagtAACATAGAATATAAAACATAGATCCTAGACTGTTAAGGTGCCTTGGTTTAATCAGAGCACAGATAATAGGTTTATTATATTAATGTGAAATAAGAATAATCATGTAAACTACAGCTTACTTTATAATGGGCAGCATATTCTAGTGTATTGAAAGACAGAGTAAAAgtggctttagggaaaactggGAGATCGGATACCTGTAACTGTAACTGTGAGTCTCTAACAAAgaaagtactttttaaaaaaaaaaaatcacagagcaCATTTGTAATTAATATACCAacacaaaaagcagccaaactAAATGTGCAGAGGGGCTTTATTTGTTACAATCAGAGGAAAAATGAGACAAGTAAACTCAATACAGTAACATATAGCTAAATGGCAATATGAGTGAAAGGCTAGTGGggaaaatgtcagaataaataaataaataaataaactgtagaGGTGATTTTTATAGAGCATAAATAGAGAGAAACCATACTCTACACAgattttcaactttaattcaaAGGGTTTAACAAACATTTTACATTAACTGTTTAAGAATTACAGCCATCTAACCTCATCAAGATTAGCCTTGAGAAGGTAAGTGTTTCATTCTCAGTGTCTACAATCAAGGCAGACCTTCATGAATACGAATACAGAGGATTTATAAGAAgatgcaaaccactggttacactcaagaacaagAGGGACAGACTTTACcagaagacatttaaaaaaaacttgcacagttctggaaaaaataagttattttaaaatgaaccaagattaacttgtaccagaatgatggggaaagaaaaatatggaaatggaAAGGTTAGGAAAAGCATTATTATGCCATGGACACGGCTGCCAATTGAACCGAGTAACTAGTGTTTATTAATTGAAGTAGACTGCTTATAAAAGTAGTATTATGAAGTGTACTGAAGTACTCTGAAGTGTACAGGGCTATACTTACTGCTGGGTACAACTAAATGCTTAAAAACTGATCAGACAACACTGGTTAATGAGCCAAAGGAAACTGCAAAAGaaacccaagagtttctcaagaCAAAGAAATGGGATATACTTCACTGAGCAAGTCAGTCACTTGATCCAGACCCAGTagagcatgcttttcagttGTTAAATATAAAACTGAAGGCAGAAAGAACCACAAACAAGTAGCAACTGATGGCAGCTTCAGTAAAGACCTGGCAGAACATCTCaaaggaggaaacacagcattttGGGTGTATCCATGAGTTCTAGGATTCGGGCAGTCATTGATTGCAAATAATTTTCATCCAAGTATTAAAACAAATCTTCTTGGGTTGTTGATTTACTTTTGCACATCTAAAAATGGGGGactaaatatatgtatatatgaaaATGGTTTTAATTCCTTAACAGTTAAtgtaatacttttgttaaacgtCTGGAATCAAAGCTGAAAATCTGCATCTtgattgtttaatttaaaattcatcatggtggtgtacagaggcaaaatcaTAAAAATAGCATCTTTATCCAACAACCTTTGGACCTAACTTTGGATTACTATAGTATAATGTAGAATAACATGGCATAGTACCATGTTTTATAGTGTCATATCATATTATATTGCAATATACCATATAATATAGTGATATTGTTCCCTCCCAAACTTCTTTAGTTCACCTTattatctttttaaaatgtatttatttagttgATTTTGTGGAATTGGGGCAGTTTCTTGAATTAAGTTCTCATAAACCAGCTGTTTAAAagacaattaaataaataatagaatCAGTTTTTTATCTTTTAGATTCAATCGTTATAATCTCGGCTTTGATCCTGTTAAGTGTAATGTAGTATAGTATAGTGTTGTACTGTGGTAGCACATTGTAATATAAAATGTAACAATATCGTAGACAAAGAATCCTCAgtatataaaatgataaagtaATAAACTGTTTTGGAAAATAATAAGATACATGATTGGAACAGTCAAGAAACCGAGTAAAGTAGATAATGTTGATATTATAAAATGCAAGCTTAACCCTGTTTTAATGTTCATCCTCTCTACTTATATTCTACATCCATATCATctaatatttttcttatttgttaTTACATGTTAGTACATGTTATATTTATAAATTACATCCCATTACACTATCTCACTCTATTGTACTACCCCGCTACATTCGCCTCTGCTTGTTCTTCCACCTTCCATTGCTCTCTGTTATAGTGTGGACTCCAAAGTCTCCTATTTGTCTGCACTGAGATTTAAAAAGATCATATTTAGTGAAATCCAGCTTGCCTGCTCCTACGTGCATTTTGAATGAGGCTAGTAGTGATATTTGCGTATAACAGAAGCACCTCCTCCCTCCCATTGGACAATGTGTACGTGAGGGCGTGGCAAGGAAAGATGAGAGTTGCAAATCCATGCCCTTACTGGGAAGACATGGAGCGCTATGGACACAGTCTACACGAATCTGATAGGAATCTCAACTAAAGGCATCACTATTTCTCCAGTTTGGAAGCAAACGATTTGAGAGACCGAGAGCAAAGAAAGGGTGGCCCGACTGAGGATGGAGTGTGCATTTGAAGCACAGAATCTGATCTCCATTTCTTTGAGGAAAATCCAAAGCTCCAGGACGCAGAGAGGAGGCATCAAGCTCCACAAGAACTTACTGGTAACGTACGTACTGAGAAACGCCAGGCAGTTCTACATGAGCAAAAACTTGTCGCAGATGCAGAGGACGAATCCGTACGAGGATGTAACTGTAGTCCGAGAAAGGCAAGAATACCTCGAATGGACGGGGAGCTTCACGGAGTTGGCTGATGACTTCTACTGCAACTTTACTGGGGTTGAGTCGGACACTTGGCACTGCGGAGCGCACCAGCCCAACGGTCAGCCTGCAGAGGTGGCGCACCAAGGCGCATCTGCCTGCGCAATGGATTCACCGAGTGACTCTGACCTCATGGTTTCGGACGCCTGTTGGAGCTGTGCGGACAAATCCTCCTGGGAGTTATCTATCCCGAACACGCAAGCCAACCAAAAGACTGTCCTGGACTTGGACACCCATGTGGTGACTACTGTCACGAACGGATACTTCCACACAGACTGTTGCGCGCAGCCCAAACAGCCGCAGGGCGCGCAGTGCTACACAAAAAAGCGAAAGATTGACATAAGTTATCATATCGTTGATCCAGAGTTTTATTTGCCAGACTTTGCGCCAGTGCCGTGTAAAAGAATGAGGAGTGATGATGATTCACATTCAGACTCTGACCAGTTGGACAGCACAAACATCTCCAACCTGATCTCGGTGCTGGGCTCAGGTGGGCTATCTGAGTTTGTGAGTTGGCAGCAAACGGACCTTGAGCAAATATTCGCCACTCAAACAATTTGTTTAAAACACACGCTGTTAACAGGCAGCGGCTGGACCAGAGCAATCGAAGCATTTTGATATGtatgactgtgtgttttttaatttctttgtatcgttttattttgctgcttttaaataaatcatGACACGACTGCAGTTCTCTCTTGGACTTTTTATACAAAAACAGTGCTGAAATTATACAGAATGGTCATATGCATTTCCATTACTTTTTGCACATTTACATTTCCTGTGCTAGTGCGAATAATTTCTACACAGCATGACTAAActgtaacctttatttaaatattattttgtggtggtgatttttttaattattattattattttctgcgGGAAAACCGGAGTCATTGGTTTGTATTTCCTGGAGAAATAAGTGAATGCTGTTTTCTCCTTGGAAAGATGTTGGACGACTACCACCATGTGGCCAGAGAAGATTTGTGCAGCTTCGTGCAACAGTTCAACGAgaattcttattcttattcttattatgtaaatatatatttatatcagGGCCTGCTTTgattaatcaataaaacaaacagtctAAAAACACAAATGCATTGACTTGAAATTGTACTTTCTGATCCCGATTACTTGGAAAGAGGGCGCAGCGGTCAACTTAGAAATGCAGACAGATCTtgtatttttgttcttcttcttattattattattacagttattattattattagtagtagtaaatGTGCCATCATTTCACTGAACTTGGAGGTTTTAATATACAATTTCTGAACACAATAACCAGAAGTAGTAAAAGACAAATGCTTATTAGCAGCTCTTGTGTAGCATTTGAATCCATTTTtcctaaaaatgaataaaacaatgaGCTGAGGAAGCTTTCATGCGGGAAAGGTTTAGTGTAATTATTTGTTTTGAAACAGCAGTCTCACGTGTGCCAAACTCCACCTAGAAAAACACGACTTGTCGTGGAGAGAGAGCGCTTGTTTTGCTTGCTGTATCCGACGGGGGGCGGACAGCTGAGCGCAGAGTGCTTGTCCTTGAGACATGACTGCCCGAGGGTTTCCCCATCTATATTCCCGGGACAGTCCAAGTTTTTAGCGCGTCCGTCTGACAAGATGCTGGGTGTTTTTGTCAGAGCCGCGGTGAgtcctccttttcccccctTTGCATGTGTTTTAAGTGCGTGTTAAAAAAGCGCAGTAACGTTACGTTTGATTTTGCGACATCAGGTCAAGTGAGTGAGTGAAGAGGGAGGGGCGCTGTGCAGAATAGCAACAATGTGGCAACATTAGGTTAAAATGTAACTTACATCCACCCGACGTGTGCATTTAAATTGCGCGTTAAGGAATATAACGgagtatttttatgtttttcggGGAGGGGGTAAGCTAACATTTTGCATAGCGTTAGCTTAGCGTAGCATAGAGTAACTTAGCGTTAGCTTAGTGCGTGACATGGGAAACAGCAATGTGACTGCAGTTTTAGTCGACTCAGAGTCATCCCCCCAGTATTATCCACATTCTTGCATCTTTTCTGTCGTGGCGtgcaataaatacacaaaaatatttaGCAATAACTTTATTTTGATATCGCTAACCGGAAGTTCATTGTCGTGTTCCAGCTTGACATAAATATGCCTACATTTTTTTAACCGTTACGTATTTATTCAACCTTATTTGGAGTAATATTAAATCAAATGGGATCTCATATGAATGTATCTTCTTAATTTTGGTCAATAAATCGCATAACGACTTTATattgatgtgtttttgttgtagcTCCCATCCGAA
This region of Pelmatolapia mariae isolate MD_Pm_ZW linkage group LG12, Pm_UMD_F_2, whole genome shotgun sequence genomic DNA includes:
- the LOC134638911 gene encoding immediate early response gene 5-like protein, which codes for MECAFEAQNLISISLRKIQSSRTQRGGIKLHKNLLVTYVLRNARQFYMSKNLSQMQRTNPYEDVTVVRERQEYLEWTGSFTELADDFYCNFTGVESDTWHCGAHQPNGQPAEVAHQGASACAMDSPSDSDLMVSDACWSCADKSSWELSIPNTQANQKTVLDLDTHVVTTVTNGYFHTDCCAQPKQPQGAQCYTKKRKIDISYHIVDPEFYLPDFAPVPCKRMRSDDDSHSDSDQLDSTNISNLISVLGSGGLSEFVSWQQTDLEQIFATQTICLKHTLLTGSGWTRAIEAF